DNA from Lentibacillus amyloliquefaciens:
CTGTTTGCTGAAATGGTAAATGACATGGTGACATGGGAAACCTTCTCCTGCACACTGTCAAAAGATTGATGCAGCGCCTCAAAAATAGCTTTCACATCGCCATCAAGCCTCGTCGCATAATGATCAGCACTCACTTCAACATTGCGGTGTTTTGACAAATCAATCTGTTCATAGATTGCCTCCATATAATCCGCTCTCCCCATCGGATAAAGGGAAAATTTACAGCCTGCTTTCCGGTATAGTTCATTTAATTTTGTTTCATTCACCGGTGCATCCGCTTCATCCATATAGGAATCCGCTTCCGTATCTCCCGGACAACCAATGGAAAACGTGCCGCTCATCGCGACATGCTCTCCTGTTTTGGCCGCGTGCAAGAAAAGCGCCTTGGTCACATCGAAAACATGCACCATTTTTCCGCGTACACACGTACTCACGTCATCCGTATCCTTCCAAACCTTCGACGTGTCCACCTCTTCCAGCGCTCCCAAAATAATATCAACGAACTTGTCACTCATCGGAAACAGTGTGAACTGACATCCTGCGAGTCTGCTTGTTCCGCAGCTATTACTCGTCATATTTCTCCTCCTCCTTGATTTTTTAATCAAAAAAACTGCACTCCCGAGGGAATGCAGTTTGCACATATATCATAATCACGTTCATTAATCATACTGTGAACTGCACTTCCCCACGCTGGTATTATCCAGTTCGGGTTCAAAGGGTCAGATATGATATCCTCTCAGCCACCGCTTTCGGCAGCCCCCCTAGTGCGTATCGGTTATGCAGTTTTCATGTAGCTTCATGATAATTAATTTTGCGAATTTTGTAAAGGGTTTTGTGCTACGTTATGCCACTTCTTTATGTGAAGCCGTTATCAGTTTCGCCTGCAGCAGGCGTCTCCTTACGGTTATACCAATCAAGCTTGCCAGAAAAGCTTTTATCAATCCGACAGCTATAAATGGATATACACCTGCTGCAATTGCCGCATTCCAATTCAAATCCATAACAATTTTCAACTGTATAGTGCCAAAAATTAACGTAACAACCATTCCAACAATGTTCGCGATGAAAGCCATTGGTATCGTGAATTTTGTTTTCTCCAAGACGAGTCCAGTAAAATAGGCTGCTGCTATAAATCCGAATATGTATCCGCCGGACGGTCCTACCAGCACTTGTGGCCCTCCGCTAAATCCTGTGAACACCGGAAGACCTATAGCCCCTATCGCAGCATAAACAAACATTGCTATTGCTCCGTGACGGCTTCCAAGAACGGTTGCTGCAATACCAACAGCCAATGTTTGTCCACTTATTGGGATGAGAGGAAGCGGGATTTCTATCTGAGCCAGAATTGCTGTGACAGCAGCGAAAATAGAACAGTTGATAAGTGATCTTAATTTTTTACTTTTTTCAGTCAACATAATCAGCTCCTAATCCGTATCTTGTTTATTGATAGAATTATATGTTGCACGGCTTTTAATGTCAACCGTATTTTAAATAAGGTTCACATTTAATCAACAATGTGAACATCCTACCCATTCGATACGCAGCTGAGTTATATATAGAATGCTTTTAAATGTCATTGCAAGGCATGTTGCCCGTTAAAGCGAAAAAAAATAAACGAAGGGCTGTCCTTGTAAAAAAACAGCCCTTCGTTTATTCCCATTGTGCACAAGATTTAAGACAATAACGAAATGTTCATCGTTATTTTGGCAGGTTTCATTTGCACGATAATTTCGCCGTTTCGAATCGAATAAACGACAGGTGCTTGCGTGCGAATAGCTTCATACTCTGAAGTCGAATCAATAACGATCAGGTTCGCACTATTTCCTTCTTTCACACCATAATCGTCCGTCATGGCCATCGTTTTGGCGCCATTTGTTGTTATCAGATCAAGTGCTGTTACGATATGGTCATAATCTGTCATGTGGCAGGCATGCAGTCCCGTGTCAACCACATCCATTAAATTGCCGTCACCGAGCGGATACCATGGATCCATGATTGAATCCAAGCCAAAGCAGACATTGATATTCTCATTAAGCAGTTCCTTCACACGCGTTAACCCCCGCCGTACCGGATAACTGTCGAACCGCCCCTGTAAATGTAAGTTAGCTTTTGGCAGCGCAATGAAATGAATATTCGCCTTTTTCAGGATTTGGAAAAGTTTATACGTATATGCATTATTATAGGAGCCCATTGCCGCTGTATGGCTGGCGGTTACACGGTCTTGCATTCCCATTCTAATCGTTTCGGCGGCAAGGGTTTCCAGATATCTGGCTTGTTCATCATCAATTTCATCGCAATGAATATCAATTAATTTATCATATTTCTTCGCAAGTTCAAGCGATTTTTTGATTGATTTAATGCCATCTTCACGGGTTAATTCATAGTGAGGAATTCCCCCTACCACATCTGCGCCCATGTCGATTGCTTTTTCCAGCAGTTCTTCTCCTTCAGGATTGGTATACATACCTTCTTGCGGCAGGGCAACAAGTTGTATATCCATCCATGGCTTCATTTCCGCTTTCACTTCCAGCAATGCCTCTAAGCCTTTCAAGGTGGGATCACTCACATCGACATGGGTGCGGACATGCTGAATACCGTGTTTCAATTGCATCTGGACTGCCTGCAATGCACGTTCCTTAATATCGTCTTTCGTTTCTTTTACGATTTGCCGTCGTTCAGCCCAAATTTCAATCCCTTCAAATACAGATCCTGACTTGTTCCATCTGGGTGTTCCGGCGGTCAGTGCGTAGTCCAAATGAATATGGGGTTCTACATAAGGGGCAGTACAAGTTTACCCTCCAAATCAATCACAGTTTCGTCCGCAGTTTCACTTATATTGCCGGCCGGTTTTATACTTTGAATTTGACCGGATTGAAGTGTTATATCCCTTAATCCTTCTTCTTTATACAGTTTTGCATTCTTTAATAGCATTTAACCATCTCTCCTTCTCACTTAGCACATTTATCATATCAAATAAGGTAAATTAAATGTAGTTTCAGCGGCCATATGTGTGTGAACGTGTCTCGAGGGAGGTTATGATATCATGCCACCCTCCCTCGCTTTCTGTTAAACGACGCCGATAAACACGGCAATGATTAATAGTACAATGCTCAGCCCCCATAACCACGGGAGAGAATATTTGATATGACGCCCCATTTCCAAACCTGATAAACCAAGCGCCAGCCAAACCGCCGGTGCCAGCGGGCTGACAAATGTCCCGACGATATTGCCAATAATCATTGCATATGCTGTCGATAAGGTAGCTGTGCCGAATCCTGCGGCAATCTGTTCAACTACCGGGAGCAGTGCAAAATAATACGCATCTGTGCTTAGCAATAAATCAAACGGCACTCCCAAGACTCCAATAAACAGATGCAAATATGGTCCAACAGTTTCAGGCATAACTGAAACGACATCCTCTGCTATTGCATTCAGCATGCCTGTCCCTGTCAGAATCCCCAAAAATGAGCCGGCAGCGAGAATAATCGTTGCCATTGTCAGGGCACTTGAGGCATGTGCCTTGATTCTTTCGGTTTGATCTTTCATGTTTGGGTAATTGATTGGCAGTATAATACTGACCCCGAGCATAAATGCAAAGCCGGCTGGAATGATTCCGGATACTAATAATGCAACAACACCCACTGCAATGATTGCGTTTACCCAAATTAATTTCGGACGTGCAAGGGAGCTTTCAGTGAAAGAAGCTTTCACATCCTCTTCAGTTAACTCACCCGGTGTCTCCTCAAGCGCAGCTGCAGACTCCTGGAGAACCGCCTGATTCCCAAATTGTTCGGTGATTTTCCGTTTTTCCCTATACCCAAGCAATACTGCTAAACCGATCATCAATACCATCCCAATGACTTGCACGGGTATAAGCGGATACCATAATTCCGTAACATCCATACTTAGAACAGAAGCAGTTCGTCCCAAAGGGCCCGCCCATGGGGTCATATTCATGATGGCAGCACTCCCGGCAATTAAGAGAAGCAGCAGATATGGACTCATTTTCAACCGCTTATATAACGGAAGCATCGCCGGAATGGTAATCAGAAATGTTGATGCACCGGAACCATCCATTTGAGCAACTGCCGCAATCAGCACAGTAGCTACACTTACTGCAATGATATTCCCTTTGGAAAGCGCAATCATTTTATTGATTAAAGGATCAAAAAGGCCGGCATCCTGCATGATACCAAAGAACAGAATTGCAAAAATAAACATGATTGCAACATCGATCACTGAATCCATTCCCTGGTTAAAAAACTCACCGATTTCACTCAAACCAAAACCGGCAGCAAACGCACCCAGCACCGGTATTAAAACCATGGCAATGATAGGTGAGACTTTTCCCTTGATGAGTAAAATGACAATTGTCAGTATCGTAGCAAATCCGATTAAACTTAACACGGAATCTTCCTTTCTTTCATGCTGTTAAGTTTCCCCTGTCACTAGCTTCACTCCCTTTGGAGAATGTTCAAACGATTTATGTGAAAACGCTAGCAAACTACAGAAGAAAAATATTATTTTGATTAATAAACAAATTAGCACGAAAAAAAAGAAGGTTAAACCTTCTCATGATAAGTTATTTATTTTTTATATTATTAATTTTGTTCATAAGTTTCACGATGCATGTACTCGCGTTCCGGTCTCCCGACACTTCCATATTTTAATCGGGTATGAATCACCTTGGCAGACACTAAATACTCCAAGTAGCGGCGGGCCGTTGATCGGCTTGTCCCAATCTGTTTGCTCAAGTCTACAGCAGTGATCCCTTTTTGCTTATTAGATTTCAAAAGATCAGTGATATCATTCAATGTGATCGGATCAATACCCTTGGGCAAACTTGCATTTGTGCCGCCGAAATGAGCCGGGTCATGAATACCTGTAATAGAATCAATCTCATCCTGTTCCAAAACGTCTTTCGCGGTAAAAAATCTCATGTGCTGCTTATATCGTTTCAGAGACTTTGCAAAACGGTCGGCATCCACCGGTTTTACTATATAGTCAAAGGCCCCGCCCCGCAAAGCTTCAATTATGGCTTTCGTCTCGTTGGCAGCAGTAACAGGAATAATATCCACGTCATGATAATGGTGACGGATCTGCCACAGCAGCTCCATCCCTTTTACATCAGGAATGTAAATATCAAGCAAGATCAGTTGCGGCCTCGTGCGGCAATTTTTTAGATATGTCAGTGCCTCCTCACCTGTCTTAACCATTTTATCAACCAAATAGCCCTCAATCTTTTCAACATTTTGCCGATTTATATCTGCAATCCGAAAATCATCTTCAATAATAAGAACATGTATATAATCACTCATCAATGTTGCCTCCATTTTTAGGTATAATCATGACAAAACAAGCACCGCCCATTTCCCCTTCTTCCAGCATGATTTCACCCCCCGCTTGACGGACAATATGCCGGCTCAAGGCAAGCCCCGTTCCCCCATTTTCCTTTTCTTTTGTGGAGTATCCCTGCTCAAAAATATACGTTGCATCCTCCTCGGTAATACCAGGACCGGAATCATCCACCTCCATCACAACGTCATCTCCCAAATCCGTGAAAAAGATGGTTATTTGCTTTTCCTCTTCCTGATTATGTTTGACTGACTCGATTGCATTTTCAAGCATATTGCCAAGACCGGTAATCAAGGCCTCCTGTTTGATGCCATGATATTGATGATTAAGCTGACTGTCCGGATGAATGGATATATCGATCGCCAGTTCATTCCCCTGATTGATTTTACCTTGCAACATCCCCTGCACCACAGGATCTGCTACATTCTGTGTCAAAAAATGGGAGCGCTCCTGCTGAATATTTCTTTCTTTTTTAATAAAGTCGATAGCTTGCTGGTATTGATTTAATTGAAGCAAACCAAGAATCGTATAGAGTTTGTTGGAAAATTCATGGGTTTGAGCCCGCTGCGTATTCGCATACTGTTTAATTTGCTGAAGCTCACGTGTGACATGCTCCATTTCTGTTTTTCTGCGGAATGTGGACACAGCCCCGCAATCGTTCCTTCTCTGTACACAGGCACCTGGTTTATCAGAACAATTGATTCTCCAAGTATCATTTCCTTGTCATACCGGCTTTCACCGTTTTCCAAAACGTCAGAGAAAGCAGTATGGGGCAACAATTCACTGATTGGCTTGCCCGCGTAATCACCCGTTTGTTGCGTCTCATTAAACAAAATGTCGTTAGCAGCTTTATTCATCATGGTTATAATTCCCTCATTATCAACAGCTATCATGCCTTCATGGGTCGACTGCATAATCGCTTCTTTTTGCAGCAATAAATCAGAAATTTCCTCCGGTTCCATATTAGACAATAATTTTTTGATGTAGCCGGCAATAAAAATCGCACCTGCAATGCCTAATAAAACAACTGCCAACAAGGTGATCCATAGTGATTGGCTCTGTTTCGCTATGATACTCTGGACATCTTCATTAAGAAAACCGACGGACACGACACCGATAATATCTCCCGATTCACTCAGAACCGGTACCTTTCCGCGAATTGACAGTCCGAGTGACCCAGTACTGCGAGACACATATTCTTCCCCGTCCTGCAACGCACGTTCATTGTCCCCGCCTATCATTTCCTCCCCGATCCTTTCCTGATTCGGATGGGAATAACGAATGCCATCTCTGTTTCCGACAACGATGAACTCTGCACCTGTTTCATCCCGAATGGGTGCTACTGTTTCCTGGATGACAGAAGCCGGGTCCTCCAATTGGAACGCCGCTCTTACTTCCGGTATTTCGGCAACACTCCGGGCAACACTTAACGCACGTTTCCCCACCTGGTCTTCAATTGTATTTGAAATAAATGAATGCAAAAACCCTGCGAAAACGATAAAGATACCAACAATCAGCAAACTGATTAGACCGATCATTTTTACATTCAAATTAAATTTGATATTTGGGGTAGAATTTCTCTTGTTAGATTGCTTTTGAGAATGAGTCATGCTGAGCTCTCCTTCATTCACGACAAACCGGCGGAAGTGATAGAATATGGAAGTCCCGATTGTATTGTTCAAGAATCCCTATTGCCCATGAATAACGCTACTTTTTTCTACTCTATTATAAAAGGATGAGGGCAGTATGTCACCTTTACGAAAGAGAAAGCAATAAACCTTCCGCGTTTTTTTACATAATGAATCTTATTGATTGACGCTGAGCCACGTTCGAGTCAAACCGTCAACAATGGTGTTAATAACAGAGTCATCGCCATCATATTTGATATGGGAAAAGGGGTTCCAGCTTGTTACAATTCCGCCAACGTTCACTTGTATGTCCTTAGTCACGGCGTTTTGGTATTTCTGATTTAGATTCTTTAAAGGATAAGCTAGAATATCATCTTTATCATAAAAGTTCAGCCATTCACCTTTGATGTTCGGATAATAGTTTTGTATAGATGGAGACGGAACGCTGATAGGCACCCCAAAATCGTTAAATCGCAGAGACCACAGGGCTAGCGGGCTTCCCATAGTGTAAAACAAGGAAAGTGTTTCCCCTTTTTCTAAAGGCGTATTGCTGGTATGTCGTTTTGTGTTCATCCCAATATTCTCGTGCTTCATCTGTAAATCATAAAAATAATTATTGGCAACAACAGAGCCAAGACTGTGACTAATCACACATAAAGGAGCATATGAACCGGCTTTTTCCTGGATACTGTTCAAACATTGAGCTAAAAAGGCATGTACTTTGTCATAATTGTGATCCGGTGCCGATGCAGGCTGATACGCTACAGCATCGGCGAGAAAATCAACGGCAAACCGACGCAAAAAATGATAATCTAACTCCGCTCCTTTTTCCATTCTTTCCCATAATTTTTTCTGCTTGTTTTCAAATATCGACGACCATAATATAGATTGAAACACCAGCTCCTTTTCCGGATTTTGTTTTTCCAGCTTTTTGCCAAAACCATCGGAAATTTTTTTGATCATGTCATCCGCAAAATTTTCATTGGGTGTTCCAGCACCGTGAAGTATAACAATGCCAATTTTTTGTGTCATATGCTCCCTCCTAAACAGCCGGGAATCATTAGCTGTTATAATCTAATATTATTGTATCATTGAACAGTCAACGTTGTACTAAATAATTGGAAAATAGTAAAAACAGCCATAAAAACGATATATTGCATATTTCATTCAAGTATATTTTCGTGTATACTATAGTCATACAAAATGAATGTGAAGAAAGGCGGATTCCTATGCCAATACCTGCAAATCATTCGAAACCTGTTCGTCAATCTGCCAAGGAAAACGCGCTCAATCAGATTCAGCAGTGGATTATTGATGGAACATTGCTTCCCGGCGAAAAACTGAATGATACCGAACTGGCTAATGCATTGGGAATCAGCAGAACGCCGGTCCGTGAATCGCTGCAGCTTCTGGAAGTGCAGGGATTTGTCAAAATGTATCCGGGTAAAGCGACACAAGTCACCGAAATCGAACGCGAAGCCATCAAAGATCTGCTCCCGCCACTTGCAGCGTTGCAGTCTTTATCTGCCGAACTGGCGATTG
Protein-coding regions in this window:
- a CDS encoding YkoF family thiamine/hydroxymethylpyrimidine-binding protein produces the protein MTSNSCGTSRLAGCQFTLFPMSDKFVDIILGALEEVDTSKVWKDTDDVSTCVRGKMVHVFDVTKALFLHAAKTGEHVAMSGTFSIGCPGDTEADSYMDEADAPVNETKLNELYRKAGCKFSLYPMGRADYMEAIYEQIDLSKHRNVEVSADHYATRLDGDVKAIFEALHQSFDSVQEKVSHVTMSFTISANSPSNKA
- a CDS encoding biotin transporter BioY, yielding MLTEKSKKLRSLINCSIFAAVTAILAQIEIPLPLIPISGQTLAVGIAATVLGSRHGAIAMFVYAAIGAIGLPVFTGFSGGPQVLVGPSGGYIFGFIAAAYFTGLVLEKTKFTIPMAFIANIVGMVVTLIFGTIQLKIVMDLNWNAAIAAGVYPFIAVGLIKAFLASLIGITVRRRLLQAKLITASHKEVA
- the codA gene encoding cytosine deaminase, whose translation is MDYALTAGTPRWNKSGSVFEGIEIWAERRQIVKETKDDIKERALQAVQMQLKHGIQHVRTHVDVSDPTLKGLEALLEVKAEMKPWMDIQLVALPQEGMYTNPEGEELLEKAIDMGADVVGGIPHYELTREDGIKSIKKSLELAKKYDKLIDIHCDEIDDEQARYLETLAAETIRMGMQDRVTASHTAAMGSYNNAYTYKLFQILKKANIHFIALPKANLHLQGRFDSYPVRRGLTRVKELLNENINVCFGLDSIMDPWYPLGDGNLMDVVDTGLHACHMTDYDHIVTALDLITTNGAKTMAMTDDYGVKEGNSANLIVIDSTSEYEAIRTQAPVVYSIRNGEIIVQMKPAKITMNISLLS
- a CDS encoding CitMHS family transporter, translating into MLSLIGFATILTIVILLIKGKVSPIIAMVLIPVLGAFAAGFGLSEIGEFFNQGMDSVIDVAIMFIFAILFFGIMQDAGLFDPLINKMIALSKGNIIAVSVATVLIAAVAQMDGSGASTFLITIPAMLPLYKRLKMSPYLLLLLIAGSAAIMNMTPWAGPLGRTASVLSMDVTELWYPLIPVQVIGMVLMIGLAVLLGYREKRKITEQFGNQAVLQESAAALEETPGELTEEDVKASFTESSLARPKLIWVNAIIAVGVVALLVSGIIPAGFAFMLGVSIILPINYPNMKDQTERIKAHASSALTMATIILAAGSFLGILTGTGMLNAIAEDVVSVMPETVGPYLHLFIGVLGVPFDLLLSTDAYYFALLPVVEQIAAGFGTATLSTAYAMIIGNIVGTFVSPLAPAVWLALGLSGLEMGRHIKYSLPWLWGLSIVLLIIAVFIGVV
- a CDS encoding response regulator, giving the protein MSDYIHVLIIEDDFRIADINRQNVEKIEGYLVDKMVKTGEEALTYLKNCRTRPQLILLDIYIPDVKGMELLWQIRHHYHDVDIIPVTAANETKAIIEALRGGAFDYIVKPVDADRFAKSLKRYKQHMRFFTAKDVLEQDEIDSITGIHDPAHFGGTNASLPKGIDPITLNDITDLLKSNKQKGITAVDLSKQIGTSRSTARRYLEYLVSAKVIHTRLKYGSVGRPEREYMHRETYEQN
- a CDS encoding sensor histidine kinase, with the protein product MTQNVADPVVQGMLQGKINQGNELAIDISIHPDSQLNHQYHGIKQEALITGLGNMLENAIESVKHNQEEEKQITIFFTDLGDDVVMEVDDSGPGITEEDATYIFEQGYSTKEKENGGTGLALSRHIVRQAGGEIMLEEGEMGGACFVMIIPKNGGNIDE
- a CDS encoding PAS domain-containing protein is translated as MNVKMIGLISLLIVGIFIVFAGFLHSFISNTIEDQVGKRALSVARSVAEIPEVRAAFQLEDPASVIQETVAPIRDETGAEFIVVGNRDGIRYSHPNQERIGEEMIGGDNERALQDGEEYVSRSTGSLGLSIRGKVPVLSESGDIIGVVSVGFLNEDVQSIIAKQSQSLWITLLAVVLLGIAGAIFIAGYIKKLLSNMEPEEISDLLLQKEAIMQSTHEGMIAVDNEGIITMMNKAANDILFNETQQTGDYAGKPISELLPHTAFSDVLENGESRYDKEMILGESIVLINQVPVYREGTIAGLCPHSAEKQKWSMSHVSFSKLNSMRIRSGLKPMNFPTNSIRFLVCFN
- a CDS encoding chemotaxis protein, which gives rise to MTQKIGIVILHGAGTPNENFADDMIKKISDGFGKKLEKQNPEKELVFQSILWSSIFENKQKKLWERMEKGAELDYHFLRRFAVDFLADAVAYQPASAPDHNYDKVHAFLAQCLNSIQEKAGSYAPLCVISHSLGSVVANNYFYDLQMKHENIGMNTKRHTSNTPLEKGETLSLFYTMGSPLALWSLRFNDFGVPISVPSPSIQNYYPNIKGEWLNFYDKDDILAYPLKNLNQKYQNAVTKDIQVNVGGIVTSWNPFSHIKYDGDDSVINTIVDGLTRTWLSVNQ